One Paracidovorax avenae ATCC 19860 genomic region harbors:
- a CDS encoding TIGR03118 family protein, whose amino-acid sequence MKISRHLLALAPAAALFLAACGGGGSPTPSVATAFTARTVVSDGSVPSTQTDPNLKNGWGIAFNPQGFVWVTATATQKSTLYDGNGVPQSLVVTVPPAGTAPANPTGIVFSGGSDFQVTKGGVTGPSRFIFSSEDGSISGWSPAADLNNAIVTYSDGAGGAVYKGLAIAANGNANFLYATDFRNRKVDVFDGSFRKVRLASDFSDPQLPADYAPYGIQAIGSRIVVTYARQDASGRNAVHGSATGAVNLFNTDGTLAQRLLQPGAPLNAPWGVALAPANFGGASGQLLIANEGDGTIGAFDMATGVTKGVLAQADGTVLRVDGLRGIAFGNGLNQQPLNTLFYIAGPNQGANGAYGRVDPQN is encoded by the coding sequence GTGAAAATTTCCCGCCACCTGCTGGCCCTCGCGCCCGCAGCCGCCCTCTTCCTGGCCGCCTGCGGAGGCGGCGGCAGCCCGACGCCGTCCGTCGCCACCGCGTTCACCGCGCGCACCGTGGTGTCCGACGGCAGCGTTCCGTCCACGCAGACGGACCCCAACCTCAAGAACGGCTGGGGCATCGCCTTCAACCCGCAGGGCTTCGTGTGGGTGACGGCCACCGCCACCCAGAAATCCACGCTCTACGACGGCAACGGCGTGCCGCAGTCGCTGGTGGTCACGGTGCCGCCCGCGGGCACGGCGCCGGCCAACCCGACTGGCATCGTGTTCAGCGGCGGCAGCGACTTCCAGGTCACCAAGGGCGGCGTGACCGGCCCGAGCCGCTTCATCTTCTCCAGCGAAGACGGCAGCATCTCCGGCTGGAGCCCCGCCGCCGACCTGAACAATGCCATCGTCACCTACAGCGACGGCGCGGGCGGCGCGGTGTACAAGGGCCTGGCGATCGCCGCCAACGGCAATGCCAACTTCCTCTACGCCACCGACTTCCGCAACCGCAAGGTGGATGTGTTCGACGGCAGCTTCCGCAAGGTCCGGCTCGCCAGCGACTTCTCCGACCCGCAGTTGCCCGCCGACTACGCCCCCTACGGCATCCAGGCGATCGGCTCGCGCATCGTGGTGACCTATGCACGCCAGGACGCCAGCGGCCGCAACGCCGTGCACGGCAGCGCCACGGGCGCGGTAAACCTGTTCAATACCGACGGCACGCTGGCCCAGCGCCTGCTGCAGCCCGGCGCCCCGCTGAACGCGCCCTGGGGCGTGGCCCTGGCGCCCGCGAACTTCGGCGGTGCCTCCGGCCAGCTGCTGATCGCCAATGAAGGCGACGGCACCATCGGCGCCTTCGACATGGCCACCGGCGTGACCAAGGGCGTGCTGGCCCAGGCCGACGGCACCGTGTTGCGCGTGGACGGACTGCGCGGCATCGCGTTCGGCAACGGGCTGAACCAGCAACCGCTCAACACCCTGTTCTACATCGCCGGGCCGAACCAGGGCGCCAACGGCGCCTACGGCCGGGTGGACCCGCAGAACTGA